A single window of Crassostrea angulata isolate pt1a10 chromosome 8, ASM2561291v2, whole genome shotgun sequence DNA harbors:
- the LOC128158756 gene encoding protein lin-41-like: MDPHSSAQDVPRCDLCETAIVHSYCDFCHFNLCKPCVVDHISDGYDKHKIVPFKERRSTLIYPTCEKHPHKNCDFQCEDCGNIFVCSSCTASKQHKGHSFVEVTGVYNAKKEVLKKETKDLKNHISPKYEEISRDLENQLANLDGGYEKLTSAMSKQGEQWHREIDIVINKMKTEISEIKVKHRDILQKHLNEIKQIQSLIKQTLQTIREIEKSTEVSSTIEYSSKIREFSKLPPKVKVSLPTFIPKPIDREKLYSLFGQITPLSTATEENVLSLNQPKTSVRELLDEPELVATIQTGYGNLRSVSCLNNGNIWTSGGTNDIKCFNIQSSLLQTIKNKSGNFPSDIAVDSDGDLIVSDGAVRTVYKVKNGQTEELIRLQGWGPGQLCVTSTGDLLVTMFSDDKTQSKVVRYSGSTEKQTIQFDDEGKPLYSGNNHTRYITENRNHDICVADYKAGAVVVVNQDGKLRWRYTGHPSVTKNKSFKPFGITTDSQSRVLTSDTENHCIHILDQNGQFLRYIDNCDLEYPTGLCVDNNDNLFVCEYIKGNVKKVKYLK; the protein is encoded by the coding sequence ATGGATCCTCATTCTAGTGCCCAGGATGTACCccgatgtgacctttgtgagaccgccatagtacacagctactgtgacttttgtcatTTCAACCTCTGCAAGCCCTGTGTAGTAGATCACATCTCAGATGGATacgacaaacataaaatagtccCTTTCAAGGAACGAAGatcaaccctcatttatccaaCGTGTGAAAAACATCCACACAAGAATTGTGATTTTCAGTGTGAGGATTGCggaaacatttttgtttgttcttcctGTACTGCATCTAAGCAGCACAAGGGACATAGCTTTGTAGAAGTTACAGGAGTTTACAATGCAAAGAAAGAAgttcttaaaaaagaaacaaaagactTGAAGAATCATATTTCCCCTAAGTATGAAGAAATTTCACGCGACTTAGAAAATCAGCTTGCCAACCTGGATGGAGGATATGAAAAACTTACATCAGCAATGTCCAAACAAGGAGAgcaatggcacagagaaatcgacatcgttatcaacaaaatgaaaactgaaatcagcgagataaaagtaaaacacagagacattttacagaaacacttgaatgaaatcaaacagatacagtccctcataaaacaaacattacaGACCATAAGGGAAATCGAGAAATCCACTGAAGTATCTTCAACCATTGAATACAGCTCTAAGATCAGAGAGTTCAGCAAGCTTCCACCCAAGGTTAAGGTATCACTGCCAACATTCATTCCAAAACCTATAGACCGTGAGAAGCTGTATAGTTTGTTTGGACAGATCACCCCATTATCTACTGCtacagaagaaaatgttttgtcACTAAACCAACCCAAAACTTCAGTCAGAGAACTACTGGATGAACCCGAGCTTGTTGCCACAATACAGACTGGGTATGGAAATCTACGCAGTGTTTCCTGTCTAAATAATGGTAATATATGGACGAGTGGAGGGACCAATGATATCAAATGCTTCAACATTCAAAGTTCTCTCCTCCagacaattaaaaataaatcaggtaATTTCCCCAGTGATATAGCAGTAGACAGTGATGGGGATCTAATTGTCTCTGATGGAGCAGTTAGGACAGTATATAAAGTCAAGAATGGTCAAACAGAAGAGTTGATCAGATTACAGGGATGGGGGCCTGGTCAGCTGTGTGTCACCTCTACTGGTGATCTCCTGGTTACCATGTTCAGTGATGATAAAACTCAGTCCAAAGTTGTCCGTTACTCGGGATCTACAGAGAAGcaaacaattcaatttgatgatGAAGGTAAACCTCTGTACTCAGGGAATAATCATACTAGATACATCACAgagaacagaaaccatgacatctgtgtagctgactATAAGGctggtgcagtagtggtggttaaTCAGGACGGGAAACTCAGATGGAGATACACCGGTCATCCCTCAGTTACCAAGAACAAATCATTTAAACCCTTtggtatcacaacagacagtcaaAGTCGCGTGCTAACATCAGACACTGAGAACCATTGTATCCATATACTGgatcagaatggacagtttctgcgttacattgataactgtgatctGGAGTATCCTactggtttatgtgtggacaataATGACAATCTGTTTGTGTGTGAGTACATCAAAGGCAATGTAAAGAAAGTCAAATATCTAAAGTAG